CCGATGCCCGGTCAGCAGCAGGTACCGGGCCAGCCCCTGCCCGGGCAGCCGTACCCCCCACAGCAACCTCACCAGCCTCACCAGCCGCAACCGCAGCCGCCGTACGGAGGCCAGCAGCCCTACCCGCAGGGTTCCCACCCCCAAGCTCAGCCGCCACAGCAGTACCCGGGCCAGCAGCAGCCCCAGCAGCTCTACCCGCCGCAGGGCTGGCAGCAGTCGTACCCCTCCCAGGCCCAGTCCCCCGCGAGCCCGGCCGGACCGCCGCCCGGGCAGCCGGGCCACCCCGGTCAGCAGGGCCAGTCGGGTGGTCCTGGACAGCAGGATCTCCAGGGTCCCGTGCCGCCCGCCGGATGGCCCCAGCAGCAGCCCCCGCAGGCGCCCCCGGCCCCTCAGCAGTAGCGCGGCAGAGGTACTGACCAATGAGGGCCCGCACCGGCACGACGGTGCGGGCCCTCAGCGCATTCCCGCAGCCCAGGCGCGATCTGACGGACCGTTGACTCGGCTTGGCCCCGCTGATAAACCTTCGCTTCACCAGCTGGCTGGCCAGGCATCAAGCCGCCTTTCCGAGCGAGTGACGATCACGAGGTCCCGTCTCATGGTCCACAAGAACGCGCCCCGCATCCGACTGCTTCTGGCCTCGGGCGCCGCCATACTGCTGGCCGCTTCGGCGACCCCTCCGGCCGGGGCCGCCGACGACGGGGGCAAGGACAACGGAGGCAAGAAGGTCCTCACCGTCGCCGTCTCGCAGAGTGTCGACTCCCTGAGCCCGTTCCTCGCGCAGAAGCTGGTCAGCACCACCGTTCACCGCCTGGCGTACGAGTACCTGACGAACTACGACGTCAAGGACGCGCACCCGATCCCCGGCTTCGCCACCGCGTGGAAGACGTCCCCCGACAAGCTGACCTGGACGTACACCATCCGCGAGGACTCCACATGGTCCGACGGGCGGCAGGCGACCGCGAAGGACGCCGCCTGGACCTTCAACACGATGATGACGGACCCCGACGCCGCCACCGCCAACGGCAGCTTCACCGCCAACTTCAGGAAGGTCACGGCACCCGACCCCCGGACCCTGGTCATCCAGCTGAAGAAGCCGCAGGCCACCATGCTGGCGCTGGATGTCCCGATCGTGCCCCAGCACATCTGGGAGAAGGTCGGCGACCTCTCGAAGTTCAACAACGACAAGCGGTTCCCGGTCGTCGGCAACGGTCCCTTCGTCATCACCGACTTCAAGGTCGACCAGTTCGTCAAGCTCAAGCCCAACAAGGACTTCTGGCGCGGCGCGCCCAAGTTCGACGAGCTGGTACTCAAGTACTACAAGGACGGTGACGCGGCCGTCGCCGCGCTGCAGAAGGGCGAGGTCTCCTTCGTCCAGGGCCTCACCCCCGCCCAGGCCACCGCCCTGGGGCGCGAGGGGAACATCAAGGTCAACGACGCTCCGGGCCGCCGCTTCTTCGCCCTCGCCACCAACCCGGGAGCCAGGTCCAAGGACGGCAGCACCTTTGGCAGCGGCCACCGGGCGCTGCTCGAACCAGCCGTGCGCAAGGCCCTGTTCCATGCCACCGACCGCAGGACCCTCGTCGACAAGGTCTTCCAGGGACATGCCGTGGAGGGCGAGGGCTATATCCCGCCGCGCTTCGGCCCGTACTTCTGGAAGCCGGGAGCGAACCAGAAGATCGTTTACGACCCGGCGAAGGCGGCAGCCCTCCTCGATCGGGCGGGCTACCGGAAGAACGGCGGCGGCAAACGCGTCGGCAAGGACGGCAAGCCGCTCGACCTGCGCATTCTCTGCCACGCCACCGACCCCAACGACAAGGCGGTCGGCAAGTATCTCAAGGAGTGGTGGGGCAAGCTCGGAGTCGGGCTCACGGTCGATTGTCTGGACAATGTCTCCGACCCCTGGGTCAAGGGAGACTACGACCTGGCCTTCGACGGCTGGTCGGTCAACCCGGACCCGGACTTCGTCCTGTCCATCCACACCTGCTCGGCGCTCCCGGCCACGCCCACGGACACCGGCGCGACGGACAACTTCATCTGCGACGAGCAGTTCGACGGGCTGTACGCGCAGCAGACCGCGGAGTACGACACCGCCAAGCGGGCCGTGCTGGTCAAGGAGATGGAATCGCGGCTGTACGACACGGGCTACATGAATGTCCTCGCGTACCCGAACGCCGTCGAGGCGTACCGCACCGACCAGATCAAGTCCATCACGACGATGCCGGAGGCCGGGGGCAATCTCTGGGGTCAGGACGGCTACTGGAGCTGGTGGTCGGCCGAGCCGGCCGCCGGTGAAGGCAGCTCCGGCAGCGGCATCGTGATCGGCATCGGCTCGGTCGTGTTTCTCGCCGCCGGACTCGGGGTCTTTGTCGCGATGCGTCGGCGTTCCACCGCGGAAGACCGTGAGTAGCCGATGAGCACCACAAGCACGACCGGAACAACGGGCACTGCCGCCGTGGCCCGGGCCCCCGAAGCCCATGCCACGAGCGGCAGCACGCGCGCGTATCTCCGGTATGTGGCGGGCAAGCTGGGCGGCGCCGCCGTCTCGCTGCTCGCCGTCCTCGTCACCAGCTTCTTCCTCTTCCGGATCATCCCCGGCGACCCGGTGAAGGCCATGACGCACGGCGCGCCGACGTCCGCCGAGCAACTGGCGGCACTGCGCCGCCAGTTCGGCCTCGACAAGCCGATGTGGCAGCAGTTCACGGACTACTGCGGCAAGGCGCTGACGGGCGACCTCGGCCGGTCGTACCAGTTCCACGCGCCCGTCGGGGAGCTGATCACACAGAAGCTGCCGGCGACGCTCCTGCTCACCGGCGTCGCCGTCGTGATCTACTCGGCGATCGGGCTCTGGCTCGGCACCCGCTCGGCCTGGCGCCACGGCAGCCGCGGCGACCGGCTCAACACCGGGGTGGCGCTGATCCTGTGGTCCGTGCCGTCCTTCTGGCTCGGGCTGCTGCTGATCATCACCTTCTCGGTGGGGGTCGGCCCGATCCCGGGTCTGTTCCCGACCGGCGGCATGGAGTCGGGTGACGAGAGCGGTTTCGCGTACGCCGTCGATGTGGCGCACCACTTGGTGCTGCCGGTGATCACCCTCGTCGCTGTCGGATACGCGCAGACGCTGCTGGTGATGCGCTCCTCGCTGCTGGACGAGATGGGCAGCGACTATCTGACGACGGCACGGGCGAAGGGGCTTCGGGACGACACCGTTCGCCGCAGGCATGCGGTGCCCAACGCACTCCTGCCCACCGTCACCATGGTCTTCATCAACCTGGGCCATGTGGCTGCCGGTTCGATCCTGGTCGAGACGGTGTTTTCCTGGCCGGGTCTCGGCGGGCTGTTCTACCAGGCGCTGAGCGTGCCCGATCTGCCACTCGTCCAGGGCCTGTTCGTGGTCTTCGCCGGCGCGATGATCCTGATGAACCTGCTGGCCGACCTGCTCTATCCGCTGCTCGATCCCCGGGTGGGCCGATGACGACCGCCGCAACTCTCACCTGGACACGGCGCCGCGATTCGGTGACCCGCTTCTGGCAGGCGTACCGAACTCACCGGGCGGGGCTCTTCGGCCTCGGCGGGCTCGCGGTCATCGCCCTGATCGCGCTCGCCGCGCCCATGCTCGTCGGCAGCGACGTGCAGAGCGTGACCAACGCGCCCGGCACCGCTCTGGAACCGCCGAGCGCTCAATTTCCGCTCGGCACCGACCAGTTCGGGCGCTCGCTGCTCGGTCTGCTGGTGTGGGGCGCGCGGATCTCCCTCACCGTCGGACTGCTCGCGGCATCCCTGTCGGTGGCCATCGGCTCTCTCGTCGGCATCACCGCCGGGCACTACGGTGGCTGGTTCTCGACGGTCCTGATGCGGATCACGGACTGGTTCCTGGTGATGCCGACGCTGGTGCTGGCGATCGTCCTGGCGACCGTGATGTCCCGCAGCGTGTGGACGGTGATCCTGGCGATCGGCGTGACCAGCTGGCCCACCACGGCCCGGCTGGTGCGGGCCCAGACGATCGCGGTCGAATCGCGTCCGTACCTCGAACGCGCCAGGGCACTCGGCGGCGGCCACAGCCACGTCATGACCCGCCATGTACTGCCGAACGTCATGCCGCTCGTCCTCACCCAGACGACGCTCGGTATCTCGACCGCCATCCTTACGGAGGCGACGCTGGCTTTCCTCGGGCTCGGCGATCCGGCCGTGGTCTCATGGGGCGGCATGCTCCAGGACGCGCGGGAGGCGGGCGCGGTCTCGTCCGGCCACTGGTGGTATCTGGCGCCGCCCGGGATCGCGATCGCCCTGGTGGCGCTGGCGTTCACGCTGTGCGGGCGGGCGATCGAGGCAGTGCTCAACCCCAAGCTGGGGGTGACGCGATGACCGTGCAGACTGCGCAGCGCCTGCTCGAAGTCAAAGACCTCTCGGTGACCTACGGTTCGGGGACCCGGGCGGTCCCCGCCGTACGCGGCGTCGATCTGAGCGTGGCCGCCGGGCAGAAGCTGGGCCTCGCGGGCGAGTCCGGCTGCGGCAAGTCCACCCTGGCACTGGCGCTGCTGCGCCTGCTGCCCCCCTCCGCGCACCTGAGCGGTGAGATCCTCCTCGGCGGGGAGGACGTCCTCACCATGAAGTGGGGGCGGCTGCGGGCCGTACGCTGGGCCGGCGCGTCGATCGTCTTCCAGGGTGCGATGCACTCGCTCAACGCGGTGCACCGGATCGGCGACCAGATCGCCGAGCCGATCCTGCTGCACCACAGGACCACACAGTCCGAGGCGAAGAGACGTGTCCGCGAACTGCTGACACACGTCGGACTGCCGGTCGCCCGCGCGGACGCGTATCCGCACGAGCTGTCCGGCGGTCAGCGCCAGCGCGTGATGATCGCGATGGCGCTCGCCTGCGACCCGCGGCTGATCGTGGCCGACGAGCCGACAACCGCCCTCGACGTCATGATCCAGGCACAGATCCTGCGGCTCATCGAGCAGCTGGTCGCGGAGCAGGACATCAGCCTGGTGATGATCAGCCACGACCTGGCCGTGCTCGCGGACACCTGCGACCGGCTGGCGGTGATGTACGCGGGCCGGATCGTCGAGGAGGGCCCGGCGAGGGCGGTGTACGGCGCGGCCTCGCACCCGTACGGCCGGGCCCTGTCCGCGGCCTTCCCGCGCATCGGGGACTCAGCGTCCCGACGGGCACCACGCGGCCTGCCGGGCGATCCGCCCGACCCGTCGGCGCTGCCGAGCGGCTGTACGTTCCACCCGCGCTGCCCGGTCGCGGTGGAGGCCTGTGCCCACGAGGACCAGGCGCTCGTCGCGGCGGGCGAGGGGCACAGGGCGGCATGCGTGCATGTGGGCGCGCCCGTACGGACGGAGAAGGCACTGTGACCGCCCTGCCCACCCCCCTCCTCTCGGCCACCGGCCTGCATGTCTCCTTCCCGGGGCGGCGCGGTGGCGCGCCGGCCCGCGCCGTCGACGGGGTCGACCTCGACATCGGCGCGGGCGAAGTCGTGGCCCTCGTCGGCGAGTCCGGCTGTGGCAAGACAACGCTGGCGCGCTCGTTGCTCGGCCTCGTACCACCGACCTCGGGGTGCGTGACCTTCGGCGGCGTCCCGCTCGGCCGTAGCTCGCGTGCCCTCAAGGCCTACCGCAAGCGGGTCCAGCTGGTCCTCCAGGACCCGAGCGGCTCGCTCAACCCCCGGCACACGGTGTACGACGCGGTTGCCGAGGGCCTGCGGATCCACGGGTACAAGGGCGACGAGCACGCGGCAGTCTCCCAGGCCCTCGCGCGGGCCGGGCTGCGTCCCCCCGAACGTTTCTTCCTCCGCTACCCGCACGAACTCTCCGGCGGCCAGCGCCAGCGCGTCGTCATCGCGGGCGCGCTGGCCTTGGAGCCCGAACTGATCGTCGCGGACGAGCCGGTGGCGTCTCTGGACGCGTCCGTACGGGGCGAAATCCTCGCGCTCCTGCTGCGTCTGCGGGACGAACTGGGCCTGTCCGCACTCGTGGTGACCCACGACCTCGGTCTCGCGTGGAACATCGCGGACCGGGTGGCGGTGATGTACCTCGGCCGGATCGTTGAGTCGGGAACGGTCGAGGACGTCCTGACATCGCCCCGCCACCCCTATACCCGCGCCCTGCTCTCGGTCCTCCCGGAGGCGTCGGTCCCCCCGGTGGTCCTCACGGGCGAGCCCCCGGACCCGACCCGCATCCCGCCCGGCTGCCGCTTCCACGCACGCTGCCAGGTGCTGGCGTCGGGAGAGGCGGAGAGGGCGGGGGTGGCGGAGAAGTGCCGCACGGGGGTGCTGGAGGTGTTGGGGAAGGGTGCGGGGGTGGCCTGTCACTGGGCCTGACGGTGGGCGTGAGGTCGGATCGAAGTCCCGGACGACGCGCACACGACGACGGGCTCGCCGGGCCCTGAGCCCGGACCCTGTTGAGGGCTCATCGGCCGACTTGGGCCCCGGGTGGGCCCTGGGGCCCTGTCTCTGGGCCCGGGGACCGGCTTAGCGTGGCCGGTGCTCCCGGGGGACGCCCCCGTGGCGTGTGAGTACCAGTCGGTTCACTTGCACCCCGAGAGGTTGGTGAGTCGCTTGTCGCGGCTCGGGCTCCACACGGTCACCGGCGTCGCGCACACCGGTGCCCCCATGGCGTACACGGACGACCGCGGCACAGGGCCATCCTCGCTCAAGGCCGTACGCATTCTGCTGCACGTGCTGTTCGCGTTCACGGTGGTCGGCTCCTTAGGGGTGATCGGCTCGGCCGTCGCCGACCGGGCGATGACTCCGTTACTTTTCGGACTCGCGTTGTACGCGGCCGCACCGGGCGTCCTGTCCTGGGTGCTCTTGTGGCGCATCCCCAGGGGCGGCAGACGTGTCTGGAGAGGTCTGATCGCCTTACAGACGTGGTTGATCGCGGGCAGTCTGCTCAACCTCGCCGCCGGGTCGTTGCTTGGCCTGAGCCAGCTGCTCCTGCCGGTGCTGATCCTGGCGTTCCTCACAAAGCCGGAGAGCGGGACGTGGTTCGGAGCGCCCGTGCGGACACGGAACTGGCGCGACCTTCGTGCGGCGCTCTGCCGATTCTCCCTCTCGCGCATGCTCTTCCGGCGAGGGGAGCGAGGACAGACGGCCGTCGAGTACGTGGGCCTGATCGTGGTCGTCACGCTGATCATCCTGACTCTGGCGACCGGTGGCGTGTCCCAGTCCGTCGCCAACGGGCTCCGCAACGAGATCGTCTGCGCCGTCACCGAATCATCGTGTCCCGGGGGCGGCGGAGCGGCCAGCGGGAGCGGGAGCGGTAGTGGGGGCACGGCCCACGGTGGCACCGATTCGGGTGGTACGACGGGGGGCGCAGACGGGGGCACGGACGGAGGTTCGAGTTCGGGTGGCACGGCTACGGGCGGTGCGAGCTCCGGCGAGGCCAACTCTGGTGGTGCTGCTTCGGGCGGCTCCGATTCCCGCGGGTCGACCGGGGGCGGCGACACGAGCGGAAGCAACGGCGGGGCCGACGACGGCAGTACCGGCGGCGGAAGTGGCTCGGGTGGCTCCGGCTCGGGCGGATCGACAGGAGGCGACAACGGCGGCACCGACGGAGGCAACGCCTCGGGTGGCATATCCGGCGGCAACAGCGGTGGGGCGAGCGGCGGTTCGACTTCCGGCGGGTCGAGTGGTGGGAGCAGCAGCGGCGGTGGGGCCGGGGGATCGGACGGCGGGTCGAACAGCGGCGGGGCAAACGGCGGATCCGGCGGATCGTCAGGCGGAAACAACGGCGGATCGAACACCGGCGGCTCATCGGGTGGATCCGGCGGGGCGAACGGTGGCAGCAACAGCGGCAGCAACAGCGGCGGTTCCCACTCCGGCGGATCTGGGGGCTCGGACGGCGGATCGAACACCGGCGGAGCGAACGGCGGCGGCTCTTCCGGCGGAGCCGGCGGTTCATCGGGCGGAAGCAGCAGCGGCTCGTCCGGCGGATCCGGCGGGTCGAGTGGGGCCAACGGCGGCAGCAACAGCGGCGGTTCCCACTCCGGCGGATCTGGGGGCTCGGACGGCGGATCGAACACCGGCCGGGCAAACGGAGGCGGCTCTTCCGGCGGAGCCGGCGGTTCATCGGGGGCAAACAGCAGCGGCTCGTCCGGCGGGTCGAGCGGTGGCACCGGCGGCGGTCTGATCGGTGGCCTCATCGGCGGCACGAGTTCCGGCGGGTCCGGGGGATCGGACGGCGGGTCGAGCGGCGGCAGCAACGGCGGTTCATCGGGGGGAACGTCCGCGGGCTCCAGCTCTGGTGGCCGGCCCACCGCTGAGCCGACACAGCCTGACGACCCCGACCGCGAGGATCCCGACGATCACGAGGATCGCCAGCAGTCCCCGAAGAACTGCGACGCCAACGGGCTGAACGCCGGTGCCTTCGGCTCCGGCGGCCGGGTCGCCCTCGCCGGCGGCCCCGGTGATGGGGCTGATGACGCCGGCCTGGAGCAAGCAGTGTCCGGTCTCAGCGCCATTGCCGACGACTTGATGGCCACCAGCAGTGCCGTGGTCTCCGGATTCGACACCCTCCAGCAGGCCGAAAGTGCCGCCGGCTGCTCGGATGCGACACGGCAGAACACCGACCACGACGAGGGCAGCGACGCCAATGTGGGAGTCGGGCTTGAGCCCAACCCTCATCCGGAGGTCGCGATCGACCCGAAGGTGGACGTGGAAGACATTCAGGACAGCATCGACGGTCAGGGTCATGTGACCTGGCGTGAATCCGGTGAACAGCTCTACCGCAATGACACCCGCCCGCCGAGCGTCATCTTCAAGGAAGGCTTCGCGCCGCAGGATCCGAACAACCCGGATCTGGACAGCTATGTGAACGAGAGTCAGCATTCCGCTTTCGTCGGCACCACCAACAATGAGCAGTTCGCCACCAAGTGGGGTGCCAAGTACGTCTACGACATCGATGCGCCTGGTGGCATCGACATCAACAAGACGTTCGACGACCCCCCCTTCTCCCACGAGGACGAAATCGCCTTCCCCGGCGGGATCCGTCCCGAATACATCAGGGGCGTCTGGGAAGTGAGGCCGGACGGATCCCTCGGGAAGTACACGGGCAACAAGAAC
This window of the Streptomyces sp. SLBN-118 genome carries:
- a CDS encoding ABC transporter ATP-binding protein encodes the protein MRACGRARTDGEGTVTALPTPLLSATGLHVSFPGRRGGAPARAVDGVDLDIGAGEVVALVGESGCGKTTLARSLLGLVPPTSGCVTFGGVPLGRSSRALKAYRKRVQLVLQDPSGSLNPRHTVYDAVAEGLRIHGYKGDEHAAVSQALARAGLRPPERFFLRYPHELSGGQRQRVVIAGALALEPELIVADEPVASLDASVRGEILALLLRLRDELGLSALVVTHDLGLAWNIADRVAVMYLGRIVESGTVEDVLTSPRHPYTRALLSVLPEASVPPVVLTGEPPDPTRIPPGCRFHARCQVLASGEAERAGVAEKCRTGVLEVLGKGAGVACHWA
- a CDS encoding ABC transporter permease yields the protein MTTAATLTWTRRRDSVTRFWQAYRTHRAGLFGLGGLAVIALIALAAPMLVGSDVQSVTNAPGTALEPPSAQFPLGTDQFGRSLLGLLVWGARISLTVGLLAASLSVAIGSLVGITAGHYGGWFSTVLMRITDWFLVMPTLVLAIVLATVMSRSVWTVILAIGVTSWPTTARLVRAQTIAVESRPYLERARALGGGHSHVMTRHVLPNVMPLVLTQTTLGISTAILTEATLAFLGLGDPAVVSWGGMLQDAREAGAVSSGHWWYLAPPGIAIALVALAFTLCGRAIEAVLNPKLGVTR
- a CDS encoding ABC transporter ATP-binding protein, with the translated sequence MTVQTAQRLLEVKDLSVTYGSGTRAVPAVRGVDLSVAAGQKLGLAGESGCGKSTLALALLRLLPPSAHLSGEILLGGEDVLTMKWGRLRAVRWAGASIVFQGAMHSLNAVHRIGDQIAEPILLHHRTTQSEAKRRVRELLTHVGLPVARADAYPHELSGGQRQRVMIAMALACDPRLIVADEPTTALDVMIQAQILRLIEQLVAEQDISLVMISHDLAVLADTCDRLAVMYAGRIVEEGPARAVYGAASHPYGRALSAAFPRIGDSASRRAPRGLPGDPPDPSALPSGCTFHPRCPVAVEACAHEDQALVAAGEGHRAACVHVGAPVRTEKAL
- a CDS encoding ABC transporter permease: MSTTSTTGTTGTAAVARAPEAHATSGSTRAYLRYVAGKLGGAAVSLLAVLVTSFFLFRIIPGDPVKAMTHGAPTSAEQLAALRRQFGLDKPMWQQFTDYCGKALTGDLGRSYQFHAPVGELITQKLPATLLLTGVAVVIYSAIGLWLGTRSAWRHGSRGDRLNTGVALILWSVPSFWLGLLLIITFSVGVGPIPGLFPTGGMESGDESGFAYAVDVAHHLVLPVITLVAVGYAQTLLVMRSSLLDEMGSDYLTTARAKGLRDDTVRRRHAVPNALLPTVTMVFINLGHVAAGSILVETVFSWPGLGGLFYQALSVPDLPLVQGLFVVFAGAMILMNLLADLLYPLLDPRVGR
- a CDS encoding Flp family type IVb pilin; amino-acid sequence: MSRLGLHTVTGVAHTGAPMAYTDDRGTGPSSLKAVRILLHVLFAFTVVGSLGVIGSAVADRAMTPLLFGLALYAAAPGVLSWVLLWRIPRGGRRVWRGLIALQTWLIAGSLLNLAAGSLLGLSQLLLPVLILAFLTKPESGTWFGAPVRTRNWRDLRAALCRFSLSRMLFRRGERGQTAVEYVGLIVVVTLIILTLATGGVSQSVANGLRNEIVCAVTESSCPGGGGAASGSGSGSGGTAHGGTDSGGTTGGADGGTDGGSSSGGTATGGASSGEANSGGAASGGSDSRGSTGGGDTSGSNGGADDGSTGGGSGSGGSGSGGSTGGDNGGTDGGNASGGISGGNSGGASGGSTSGGSSGGSSSGGGAGGSDGGSNSGGANGGSGGSSGGNNGGSNTGGSSGGSGGANGGSNSGSNSGGSHSGGSGGSDGGSNTGGANGGGSSGGAGGSSGGSSSGSSGGSGGSSGANGGSNSGGSHSGGSGGSDGGSNTGRANGGGSSGGAGGSSGANSSGSSGGSSGGTGGGLIGGLIGGTSSGGSGGSDGGSSGGSNGGSSGGTSAGSSSGGRPTAEPTQPDDPDREDPDDHEDRQQSPKNCDANGLNAGAFGSGGRVALAGGPGDGADDAGLEQAVSGLSAIADDLMATSSAVVSGFDTLQQAESAAGCSDATRQNTDHDEGSDANVGVGLEPNPHPEVAIDPKVDVEDIQDSIDGQGHVTWRESGEQLYRNDTRPPSVIFKEGFAPQDPNNPDLDSYVNESQHSAFVGTTNNEQFATKWGAKYVYDIDAPGGIDINKTFDDPPFSHEDEIAFPGGIRPEYIRGVWEVRPDGSLGKYTGNKNFKG
- a CDS encoding ABC transporter substrate-binding protein — translated: MVHKNAPRIRLLLASGAAILLAASATPPAGAADDGGKDNGGKKVLTVAVSQSVDSLSPFLAQKLVSTTVHRLAYEYLTNYDVKDAHPIPGFATAWKTSPDKLTWTYTIREDSTWSDGRQATAKDAAWTFNTMMTDPDAATANGSFTANFRKVTAPDPRTLVIQLKKPQATMLALDVPIVPQHIWEKVGDLSKFNNDKRFPVVGNGPFVITDFKVDQFVKLKPNKDFWRGAPKFDELVLKYYKDGDAAVAALQKGEVSFVQGLTPAQATALGREGNIKVNDAPGRRFFALATNPGARSKDGSTFGSGHRALLEPAVRKALFHATDRRTLVDKVFQGHAVEGEGYIPPRFGPYFWKPGANQKIVYDPAKAAALLDRAGYRKNGGGKRVGKDGKPLDLRILCHATDPNDKAVGKYLKEWWGKLGVGLTVDCLDNVSDPWVKGDYDLAFDGWSVNPDPDFVLSIHTCSALPATPTDTGATDNFICDEQFDGLYAQQTAEYDTAKRAVLVKEMESRLYDTGYMNVLAYPNAVEAYRTDQIKSITTMPEAGGNLWGQDGYWSWWSAEPAAGEGSSGSGIVIGIGSVVFLAAGLGVFVAMRRRSTAEDRE